The Stenotrophomonas sp. ZAC14D1_NAIMI4_1 DNA segment GCACTGCGCTCGGCGCTGCGTGAGGATCCGGACATCATCCTGGTGGGCGAACTGCGTGACCTGGAAACCATCCGCCTGGCGCTGACCGCCGCGGAAACCGGCCACCTGGTGTTCGGCACCCTGCACACCAGTTCGGCGGCCAAGACCATCGACCGCATCATCGACGTGTTCCCCGCCGGCGAAAAGCCGATGGTGCGCTCGATGCTGTCCGAATCGCTGCGCGCGGTCATTTCGCAGGCGCTGCTGAAGAAGGTGGGCGGCGGCCGTACGGCGGCGTGGGAAATCATGGTCGGCACCCCGGCCATCCGCAACCTGATCCGCGAAGACAAGGTCGCGCAGATGTACTCGGCCATCCAGACCGGCCAGCAGTACGGAATGATGACCCTGGACCAGCACCTGCAGGACCTGGTCAAGCGCAGCCTGATCACCCGCAACCAGGCGCGCGAGTACGCCAAGGACAAGCGTCTGTTCGAGTAAGGCGAGGCAACGGTGGGGCGGTGCGCATCCATGCCGCCGTCCCGCGATGTCCTGTCCACCGACCGATCTCTGGCACATGCCCATTGGGAGCCCGCCATGAACAGCACCGCCAGTACCGCCAGCACCATCGATTTCACCTCCTTCCTCAAGTTGATGGCGCACCAGCGCGCCTCGGACCTGTTCATCACCGCGGGCATGCCGCCGGCGATCAAGGTCAACGGCAAGATCTCGCCGATCACGCAGACGCCGCTGACCCCGCAGCAGAGCCGCGACCTGGTCCTCAACGTGATGACCCCGGCGCAGCGCGAGGAATTCGAGAAGACCCACGAGTGCAACTTCGCCATCGGCCTGGCCGGTGTCGGCCGTTTCCGCGTGAGCTGCTTCTACCAGCGCAACCAGGTGGGCATGGTGCTGCGTCGCATCGAGACGCGTATCCCGACCGTGGAAGAACTGAGCCTGCCGCCGATCATCAAGACGCTGGCGATGACCAAGCGCGGCATCATCCTCTTCGTCGGTGCCACCGGCACCGGCAAGTCGACCTCGCTGGCAGCGATGATCGGTTACCGCAACCAGAACTCGACCGGCCACATCATCACCATCGAAGACCCGATCGAGTTCGTGCACAAGCACGAGGGCTGCATCATCACCCAGCGCGAAGTCGGCATCGATACCGACAGCTGGGAAGCCGCCCTGAAGAACACCCTGCGCCAGGCGCCGGACGTGATCATGATCGGCGAGGTGCGTACCCGCGAGGGCATGGACCACGCCATCGCTTTCGCTGAAACCGGCCACCTGGTGCTGTGCACGCTGCACGCCAACAACGCCAACCAGGCGATGGACCGCATCATCAACTTCTTCCCGGAAGACCGCCGCAACCAGCTGCTGATGGATCTGTCGCTGAACCTCAAGGGCGTGGTCGCGCAGCAGCTGATTCCTTCGCCCGATGGGCGTTCGCGCAAGGTGGCGATGGAAATCCTGCTGGGCACGCCGCTGGTGCAGGATTACATCCGCGAAGGCGAGATCC contains these protein-coding regions:
- a CDS encoding PilT/PilU family type 4a pilus ATPase, with translation MNSTASTASTIDFTSFLKLMAHQRASDLFITAGMPPAIKVNGKISPITQTPLTPQQSRDLVLNVMTPAQREEFEKTHECNFAIGLAGVGRFRVSCFYQRNQVGMVLRRIETRIPTVEELSLPPIIKTLAMTKRGIILFVGATGTGKSTSLAAMIGYRNQNSTGHIITIEDPIEFVHKHEGCIITQREVGIDTDSWEAALKNTLRQAPDVIMIGEVRTREGMDHAIAFAETGHLVLCTLHANNANQAMDRIINFFPEDRRNQLLMDLSLNLKGVVAQQLIPSPDGRSRKVAMEILLGTPLVQDYIREGEIHKLKELMKESVQLGMKTFDQSLFELYQAGEISYEDALRYADSQNEVRLRIKLSQGGDARTLSQGLDGVEISEVR